The window TCTGTGGTTTCCATTTTTACTTTCCGTAAATGAGGTTGTGTTCTTATCCAGTTTTTCTTCATTACCGCATTTAAATAGTGATAGGCGCACAGGAATCAAATCTGAAACTGCGATTCTCTGATCATCAAAAAATACAAAGAGGATTTGCACCTAACAAATTAATTTTATTGTAAAAAAAAGGTTGTAGTAatgtgttcttttattgttgaaatgtctAAAAGTTTATATAAAAAGCACATTAGATGTATTTACTAGTTGGGTGTAAACATTGAGCCAGAATACCTTTTGGTGTAGGTTTATTTGTAGTATTGTTTCAGTAATTATCTTCTTTTGCTTGAATTTGTTCCTGACATGTTTTATTTTTGGTACGCAGAACCTGCTGAAGAAGTAGGAGGTGTTTCAAAATTGTCATTTGTAGTTATTACCAAAGGAAACCATCtataagaagaaaggaagtagCTTTTGCAGGACAGGTAAAATGAAGGAGGCGATAGAGAAGTGTGTGGACTCTCAGCTATGGCACGCCTGTGCAGGAAGCATGGTGCAAATTCCTCCATTAAACTCCAACATCTTCTATTTCCCACAAGGCCATGCTGAGCATACATCTACAGATGTTGATTTCACTGCTCTGCCGAGAATTTCTGCTATGATTCTATGCAGGGTCAATGCTGTAAAATTCTtagctgaccctgaaactgatgAGATTTATGCCAAGATTATGCTTATTCCGGTTGAAAACAAGAACCATGACTTTGAAAATGACACTGTTTTAGGAAGCAGTGCGGTTGAAACAACTGAGAAGCCTAGTTCGTTCGCCAAGACGTTGACTCAATCGGATGCAAATAACGGGGGTGGTTTTTCAGTTCCTAGGTACTGTGCAGAGACAATTTTCCCGAGGTTGGATTTTACAGCTGAGCCTCCTGTCCAGACTGTGATCGCGAAGGATGTTCATGGTGCAATCTGGAAGTTCAGGCACATCTATAGGGGCACGCCACGGAGGCATTTGTTGACAACTGGTTGGAGTTCATTTGTGAATCAGAAGAAGCTGGTTGCAGGGGACTCTGTTGTGTTTCTGAGGGCAGAAAATGGTGATCTTTGTGTTGGAATTCGCAGGGTAAAGCGGGGTGGTATTGGTGGGATGGAACTGAATTCTTCTGGTGGGAGATTTAGAGATAAGGGACAAGTGAGCCCTGAATCAGTTGTTAAGGCTGCATATCTCGCTGCTAGTGGCCAGcgttttgaaattgtttattacCCTCGTGCAAGCTCTCCTGAATTTTGTGTTAGGGCGTCTTCTGTGAATGCTGCAATGAACGTTCAATGGTGCTCAGGGATGAGGTTCAAAATGGCTTTTGAAACCGAGGATTCTTCTCGGATCAGCTGGTTCATGGGAAGTATATCATCGGTTCAGGTTGCTGACCCCATCCGCTGGCCTCATTCACCTTGGCGGTTTCTTCAGGTAATGCAGCCACTTTCAGTTTTCTATTTGGACCAATACATAACTGTTTATTAATGTCAATTTGCCATTATTCTATATTAATATTCCTATTTAACAATGGGATGAAAGAAGTACTTTTGTGTGTATAATGGTTAAGCCGTTAAGCAACCAATGAAAACATAATGGTTATGCGAAGATGGTTCTTTATGCTGAGCAGTACTATTAAAGCATTCCGTTCCCTGCTAGGTGTTATCTTTAGTTCCTTTGAGAATTGCGTTAGATGAAAAGAAAGCTGAGAGCCAAGTGTATTAGGCCTATTTTCAAGCCTGCTATGAAGTCATATAGTAGCAGCACGCGAAAATTGACAGAAGTGTTCTATTTGCGAACTATGACATGTAAAAGTGGTTGCTGCATTCCTTTCATCTCTTAGTAGTGAGTTCCAGGTTTATCATATTCTATTGGGACTACTTTAGATGTATAAAATTATTTCTGTAATTGCATTGAATATTTTTGGCTTACTGCTACTATGATGTATTCGAATTTGAAGTGCTAACAATGCTGCCTCATCATCAGCACCTTTAATGTCATGCTTGGTTTATAAATTTCTTTGTTATATACTGCAGGTGACATGGGATGAACCAGATTTACTGCAAAATGTAAAACATGTCAGCCCATGGCTTGTCGAATTGGTCTCTAATATGCCCGTCATTCACTTATCACACTTCTCACCACCAAGGAAAAAGTTGTGTTTACCGCAAGATTTTGCACTTGACAGTCAATTTCCATTACCTTCATTTTTGGGCAACCCCCTCAGGTCCAGCAGTCCTTTTTGTTGTCTATCTGACAACATCACTGCAGGCATACAGGGAGCCAGGCATGCTCAGTTTGGAGTACCTTTATTGGATCTCCAACTTAGCAAAAAAATTCAGTTGGGACTGCTACCACCCGTTTCCCAACCACTCGATGCTGATTCTAGAATTCCTAATGGCATCAGTAAGGTCCAAAAAGAGAGCAACGAAAACATATCTTGCTTGCTTACCATGGGTAGTTCTAGTCAGATGTTGGATAAAGCTGATAATTTGAAAACACCTCGGTTTTTactctttggccaaccaattcTCACTGAGCAGCAAATGTCAAGTGGCCGCTCTACTAATGTTCCTCCACAAGTCCAAACAAAAAGAGACTCCTCCGGTGAGGCACAAATGGAAACTGAAAGAATTTCTCTTGGCTGGAAAGGCCTTTCAGAAAGTCTATCAAACGCTACATTACTTTGGAATAAAGGTTATCACGCAGCTGAACTTGGCATGAGTACTGGTCACTGCAAAGTATTCCTAGATTCGGAGGATGTAGGACATGCCCTTGATATCTCAGTTTTAAGATCATATGAAGAGGTGTATAAAAAACTTGCAGACATTTTTGGATTAGAAAGATTAGATATGATGACACGTGTACTCTATATAGATGCAACAGGTGCATCTAGACAAATTGGAGATGCACCATTCAGGTGCATACATTGCTTCCAGTACTTTCTATTCTTGAATTCATTCatgtcaaaaaatatttctagtaAAAAGTTCTTATCAATGCCCTCGGACTTGTAATGCAGTGACTTTGTGAAGACTGCAAAAAGACTGACAATTCTGAAGAATCCTGACAACAGTGCTGCAAGGTAATTATTAGTAATTGAATACTTCCTTTAGTGACTGTTGTCTTTGTATCAAACCATCAGAACTAAACCATTCTACCTTGAAAGGTCTGTAGATAATCTCGAGAATAATAGTTCCGACATATTCCAAATTGTGCTGTTTTACTATACCTTCTCTACTAGGGGGAATTGGTATATTGTGATTAATGCCTAAAATCGTGTATTTCAGGAAATGGCTCACCGATCTGCCAACTGCTGAAGGTTGTCTAGATTCTTCAAACCAGGCAGGATCCCTTAGCATCTTTGCGTAAATTAGCTTTTATTACCTCTGGTTGTTTCTAAGAAATCATAGACTGCCATTTGTAGTGTGAAAGGACACTACTAATGGAACATGGATATGTTTTAAGGATGTCTCCGTTTTCTTTATGTTGGGAATAATGTGACGGTTGTTCTGTTTACCACATCTTGCTAAGCTGTAGCCACATGTTTGTTAGTGGTATTATCAAAGACAACAAAATTTATTCATGTGAAGACATGTTTATGTATTTCTTCCATATCAGTATTCTTGTCTTCTGCAAATTCTTGATTATATGCTTGGCATTACGAAGTTTAAATAAGATACAGACGCTGGGACTCCAAATTTCCTGTCATTGTTGAGAGAACTTTCCTCTGCTTTTCATGATGCTGATCGGTGAGTTGTGTCATTTTATCCGGATGGTCAAATGTGGTTGCAAACATGCCACAAGAATTCAACGGCAATGCTTAATGTGTCGTGTACTATGTATTCTTGCAGCAATATTCCAGTGGAACTACAATCCATATATATAAAACTCGAAATTGTGTTGTCCCCAAACCTCAATATTTGCATTGTGATCTTCTGTTGATTATAGTAAACTGCCAAGCAAGTTCTAGTTAGGTTCCTTGCGTCAAATTGGCCAGTAAGGCGAAAACATAAAGGAAATGGATTGACATACAGGATTATTCGCCTCTGATCCATTTTGGGGCAACGTCTCTGGAAATACTCCCCGGTCTCAAATTATCTTGTCGTAGTTTCTAAAAATtcttgtctcaaattatttgtcattttaaaagttcaagacaaaattaattattttcttctcattttacCCTTAGTAGTAATTGTTCTCGAAGATGGAGATAgcaaataaatagaataaatattcaaagAAAGATAAATTATATCTTATGACATAAGTAagggtaaaatagtcaaaaatttaatctaattaatatttcttaaggGTCTTGTAAAGAAGAGGAGTTTTGgtataactggtaaagttgttgtcatgtaaCCAGGAGGCCACGGGTTTGAGCCGTGAAAATAGTCTAATTAATATTGTACGCAGCGTAAGACTGGACTTGTGGTCCGGCTCTTCCAGGCCCCGCGCATAGCCGGAACTTAGTGCGCCGGAACAAATAATTAGGGATGGAGGGAGTATATTTTAGCAATTTAATTTTGTGAGGCCAGCAGCATCCAGCAAGAAAAAAAATTTTCCACTCTGTTTTGTTTTTTGGTAGAGAAGCTCGACATGGTCGGCGAGTTAAGTAATTTAAACTTGAAGCTTTCCTTGTAGTTTGtgttttatatattattatttgttCTAGCATGAATAGAGAAGCTTATTGCGTGGTAAAATGGAGAAAGTACCAAATATAAAAAGAAGGAAGTTCGAAAGGATAGTGAATGAAGTTTACGAGCGAGACAATGGAACAGATCCCcaacaaagaagaaagaaacagAAAGGTCGTGACAGAGTGTGGTTTTGTCTCATGTGAGTTTGAAAACATGTTGATTATGCCCAATACCTAATTACCAAAAAAAGTCATAGGATTTGTTCAAGTACTTTTCTAAGTATGAGTATATTTTGTCACGATCAACTATCAATCAAAATGACAATTGTCGAGGCACACGTGCGCCTGCCAACCAAATAGGTTTGGTTTTCatcaatttgatgtgatttaattaatttgtaCTCTAAAATGAGTGGTTCAATTCATTAAGCTCTCGGTAGTtactctagtggtgagcaccctccacttccaactaagaAGGTTGTGAGTTCAAGTCACCCCAAGAGAAAGgtagggagttcttggagggaaggagccgagggtctatcggaaacagcctctctaccccagggtaggggtaaggtctgcgtacacactaccttccccagaccccactagtgggattatactgtgttgttgttgttgttgttgtaattttattttgcatttattttaaaaaattatttccaTGATTTAAATCACCAActttatgggggggggggggaattcaaaaatagccaaatttataagtagtaattgaaaaataatcacaatttcaaaagtaatcgaaatttagccacttttcatgtaaagataaatctgaacgaaaacactgttcaaaatccgaaaaatattccagcataatatactggagttccaatataatacactggaactccagcatattatactggagtttcagtataatataccggtccagtataatattctaaagttcatacacaggtgctcgaATTTTCAGTATATCATGTTGGAACTTtacgcgtgttggagttccagcataatatgctggaagttcatacacatgtgcatcaatctccagtatattatgctggaccgattcgtgttgcagcaaaataatggttatttttcaatgactttgcaaacgatggctatttttcaattatcaatccGAAAACTAGATAGCCCGTACTATTTGTTACACAACGACAATTCTTATATTTATGCCAATTCCTTTGCCATGAAGATGAATTGGGAAAAAAAAAGGTTCTCATGCAAATATTAATGCTGGTTTGAGAGCAGGGCAGATTTAGGGGCGAGTGTTCACCCGAAcccccttcgtcgaaaaattacattatatatatacggtaaaatctgatttttacctctttatattatattttgaatccccTTTCATACAGTCCAAAAACATGACTTAGTGGTCAAGAGGGTTCAAAACCATTATGAGGTTCATTGGTTCCATTCCCACTGGCCAATCtctttaaaaattttaagttattCCTTTTTTGAACCCTTAGCAGAAGTCCTCCCTCCACCACTGTTTGAGAGGGTGCTAGGGGGTGGGGGATTAACCTTTTCTAAATGTGGATTCTAGTGGTGCATTATTAGACTAAGTGACacaataattatttcttttatttttcttttcttctgtcTGAACTTACAATTAATGGCCATTTTGACTAACACCACTTGATAAGTATTAGTTTATCCGCTGAAAATTATAGTCCCTAATGCAGCCTTAATAATTCAAGCTCTGAAAATAATGCATTATCAACTAGTCTAATAATTTCAACCATCCCACTAGTTTAAACATGATAAAGTGGAATCAGCATCGGAATGACTTGTTTTCTGTAGAAATGAAACAACCTTTgcccaaataaataaatactgtAAACAAACACGTTTGCAGAAAACAGGAAAATGATCATAAGTATTGCTAAGTTAATTCATGGTATAAGATATGCATAAACCTACTACTGTGAGATTATTTCTTTGTAACTAGCTATGCTCGTCAAATAGAGATAGTATTAGGAGACTAATAGCCTATTTCCGTGCTTTTAAAATCCGTTTATTTTTGGGGGAAATTTCTTAAAATtaaattttcaaataaatatttttggtaAGAAGCAGTTTATGCTACAAAGTCATTTAGAAcaacaattagtgtttgatcaaacttttaaaaagtatttctaagtatgttttctcaaaagtgcaaatcaaaaaaaaattgtaaggGAGAagctacttttacttttttttttcttctcaaaaacTACTTTTACTGAAAAcacttttttcttctaaaaacttcgtcaaacaccttaattttaaaaaatatattatttttttttaccaaaaataaATATGACCAAATAGGCTACAAGGGGCAAAGGTTGGGTCAAAGGATTGGAAAAAGAACATGAATTAAAGCAACAGTTTGATCATCCCAAAGTTTCTCCTTTGTATTCAGTTCCGAAAGCGCCTTAGCTTCTGGACGTTGGGATAAACGAgcataattatttttttcagttGAATTTCTTGGTTTCCATAAGAAAGATCCTACAAGCACGATGAATGATCAAACTCCTCATTTTCTGCTTCAATGTTTCATAAAATTCAGTTCACCACAACATTGTGTGTTTCAAGGTACGACTTATTGTCGTTGGATCAAATTAAAGTTGTGTTG is drawn from Nicotiana tabacum cultivar K326 chromosome 22, ASM71507v2, whole genome shotgun sequence and contains these coding sequences:
- the LOC107828000 gene encoding auxin response factor 18; translated protein: MKEAIEKCVDSQLWHACAGSMVQIPPLNSNIFYFPQGHAEHTSTDVDFTALPRISAMILCRVNAVKFLADPETDEIYAKIMLIPVENKNHDFENDTVLGSSAVETTEKPSSFAKTLTQSDANNGGGFSVPRYCAETIFPRLDFTAEPPVQTVIAKDVHGAIWKFRHIYRGTPRRHLLTTGWSSFVNQKKLVAGDSVVFLRAENGDLCVGIRRVKRGGIGGMELNSSGGRFRDKGQVSPESVVKAAYLAASGQRFEIVYYPRASSPEFCVRASSVNAAMNVQWCSGMRFKMAFETEDSSRISWFMGSISSVQVADPIRWPHSPWRFLQVTWDEPDLLQNVKHVSPWLVELVSNMPVIHLSHFSPPRKKLCLPQDFALDSQFPLPSFLGNPLRSSSPFCCLSDNITAGIQGARHAQFGVPLLDLQLSKKIQLGLLPPVSQPLDADSRIPNGISKVQKESNENISCLLTMGSSSQMLDKADNLKTPRFLLFGQPILTEQQMSSGRSTNVPPQVQTKRDSSGEAQMETERISLGWKGLSESLSNATLLWNKGYHAAELGMSTGHCKVFLDSEDVGHALDISVLRSYEEVYKKLADIFGLERLDMMTRVLYIDATGASRQIGDAPFSDFVKTAKRLTILKNPDNSAARKWLTDLPTAEGCLDSSNQAGSLSIFA